A single region of the Gossypium arboreum isolate Shixiya-1 chromosome 12, ASM2569848v2, whole genome shotgun sequence genome encodes:
- the LOC108480871 gene encoding chaperone protein dnaJ C76, chloroplastic yields MAQLLSPVYTDTLKIHNPSLNMSRRSSWKAYAKTGASWSLMGHGGQRRGCGRVKLASGNSASTDSLADDYYAVLGLLPDATPEEIKKAYYNCMKACHPDLSGNDPETTNFCMFINEVYGVLSDPVQRMVYDEIHGYALTAMNPFMDDSAPRDHVFVDEFSCIGCKNCANVACDVFRIEEDFGRARVHSQFGNPELVQEAIDSCPVDCIHWTSAAQLSLLEDEMRRVERVNVALMLSGMGSASTDVFRMASSRWEKRQAKVLEQAKVRMMQQKDADKTDSYWTNLWGKPKQYKKSEEEVKERAKRAAAAARRWREYSRRGVDKAPTVKLPDPLSNSSKHN; encoded by the exons ATGGCTCAGCTACTCTCTCCTGTATATACAGATACTCTTAAAATCCATAACCCATCTTTAAATATGAGCAGAAGAAGCTCATGGAAGGCCTATGCTAAGACTGGAGCTTCTTGGAGCTTGATGGGTCATGGTGGTCAAAGGAGAGGTTGTGGCAGAGTCAAGCTTGCTTCCGGAAATTCTGCTTCTACTGATTCTCTTGCCGATGATTATTATGCTGTTCTTGGTCTG CTTCCGGACGCAACACCAGAGGAGATAAAAAAGGCTTATTATAATTGCATGAAGGCTTGTCATCCGGACCTAAGTGGCAATGATCCAGAGACTACAAATTTCTGCATGTTCATCAATGAGGTCTATGGG GTTCTCAGTGACCCCGTACAGCGCATGGTTTATGATGAAATTCATGGCTATGCGTTGACTGCAATGAATCCTTTCATGGATGATTCCGCCCCAAGAGACCATGTATTTGTCGACGAGTTTAGTTGCATAG GCTGCAAAAATTGTGCCAATGTTGCCTGTGATGTGTTTAGAATTGAAGAAGACTTTGGACGAGCCAGAGTTCATAGTCAGTTTGGGAATCCTGAACTAGTGCAAGAGGCAATTGACAGTTG CCCAGTTGATTGCATCCATTGGACTTCTGCGGCACAATTATCATTGCTTGAAGATGAAATGCGTAGGGTAGAAAGAGTTAAT GTTGCATTGATGCTTTCAGGAATGGGATCTGCATCAACAGATGTATTCAGAATG GCAAGTTCTCGATGGGAAAAGAGGCAGGCAAAAGTTTTG GAACAAGCTAAAGTAAGGATGATGCAGCAGAAAGATGCTGATAAAACGGACTCATACTGGACCAACCTTTGGGGCAAGCCAAAACAATACAAGAAATCAG AGGAGGAAGTCAAAGAGAGAGCAAAAAGGGCTGCCGCAGCTGCGAGAAGATGGAGGGAATATTCAAGGAGGGGTGTGGATAAGGCTCCCACCGTTAAACTACCAGATCCACTCTCAAACTCCAGCAAACacaattaa